In a genomic window of Borrelia maritima:
- the fliR gene encoding flagellar biosynthetic protein FliR encodes MNLSFLFLKSFTILPVLVRIFMFLKFSPLFSTIKIGYFNFFFSLILSVIVVEKIKIVYPLDNMFYFVLILLGEAILGLIQAFFVSIIFNVFHLIGFFFSNQIGLAYANIFDLFSEEDSMIISQIFAYLFLLLFLSSNFLLRFFVIGIHDSVLNIRVEHLVNMGNFEFVKLLLMSFGFLFEKALLISFPILALLLLFYLVLGILSKSSPQINLLIISFSTSLFLGLLILYIGFPSLATSSKRVIELSLDSLDRFLKLFSRVLK; translated from the coding sequence TTGAATTTGAGTTTTTTATTTTTAAAATCTTTTACAATTTTACCTGTGTTAGTTAGAATTTTTATGTTTTTAAAATTTTCTCCGTTGTTTTCAACAATAAAAATTGGATATTTTAATTTTTTCTTTTCATTGATTCTCTCTGTAATTGTTGTTGAAAAGATTAAAATTGTTTATCCCTTAGACAATATGTTTTATTTTGTGTTGATTTTATTAGGAGAAGCTATTTTAGGTCTTATTCAGGCATTTTTTGTTAGTATAATTTTTAATGTTTTCCATTTAATTGGATTTTTCTTTTCTAATCAAATTGGCCTTGCTTATGCAAATATTTTTGATCTTTTTTCAGAAGAAGATAGCATGATTATTTCGCAAATTTTTGCTTATTTATTTTTACTTTTGTTCTTATCAAGCAATTTTTTACTTCGATTTTTTGTAATTGGTATACATGATTCTGTTTTAAACATTAGAGTTGAACATTTGGTCAATATGGGAAATTTTGAATTTGTTAAGCTTTTGCTTATGTCTTTTGGATTTCTTTTTGAAAAAGCTTTATTAATTTCGTTTCCAATATTGGCTTTGCTTTTACTTTTTTATTTGGTATTAGGAATACTTTCAAAATCATCACCTCAGATTAATCTATTAATAATTAGTTTTTCAACTTCGCTATTTTTAGGATTGTTAATTTTGTATATTGGATTTCCAAGCTTGGCAACATCTTCAAAAAGAGTGATTGAGCTTTCCTTAGATTCTCTTGATAGGTTTTTAAAGTTGTTTTCTAGAGTTTTAAAATAA
- the flhA gene encoding flagellar biosynthesis protein FlhA, whose translation MLDARKNSILGYLGLNNKSDLIISVGLIFIVAGFILPLPAVILDILITVNLVISLLIILIVLYSKRSLDFSVFPTLLLVMTIFGLVLNISSTRLILTKGINFDGQMIRTFGTFVVGSSGIQGLVIGFIIFLIIIAVQFIVITKGATRVAEVAARFALDALPGKQMAIDSAYSSGNLTEEEATKQKNDLQSEVNFYGAMDGASKFVSGNVKVGFLITLINILGGLLVGITLQGLNFSEALNNYVSLTVGDGLVSQLPALLISTATGLIVTRSISKNSFGGEIFEQFTSHLGIYWIVSGFLFFLAFLPGFPTLILIFLSVLIAFLAYSLSGMRRKEEIEKKIKLEEEQALVYSDKDVAPVVPLDPLALEIGYNLVPLVDDTKTSELLDRIVKIRREVAFEFGIVVPKIRIVDNMRLEPNAYSFKLRGVEVGRGEIKLGKFLVINVGIDSGIDGELVRDPSFGLPSLWVNDDGRESAEKLGYTVVDPPSIIATHMTELIKRHSYEILTRQDVQNTLDVFKKDYGAIVEEVLKNFSVGEIQRVLQGLLKEQVSIRNLVTIFETIADFTSITKDIFFLIEKCRQSVGRQITSGYLDLNSELNVITLNPVFEQIIIDSRIESSHDLISSIDPNLKTKFIYELFKIVNEVQAEGFYPVVLSSESSRPIIKAITSREIPELVVMSVLEVPQNIKVNVLKTVEVEE comes from the coding sequence TTGTTGGATGCTAGAAAAAATTCTATATTAGGATATTTAGGGCTTAATAATAAGTCTGATTTAATAATTTCTGTCGGTTTGATATTTATTGTTGCTGGATTCATTTTGCCCCTTCCTGCGGTTATTTTGGATATTTTGATTACGGTTAATTTAGTAATAAGTCTTTTAATTATTTTAATTGTTCTTTACTCTAAGAGATCTCTAGATTTCTCTGTTTTCCCGACTTTATTACTTGTGATGACTATTTTTGGACTTGTTCTTAATATTTCTTCTACTAGATTGATTTTAACTAAAGGTATAAATTTTGATGGGCAAATGATAAGAACATTTGGAACATTTGTTGTGGGTAGTTCTGGAATTCAAGGGCTTGTTATTGGATTTATAATATTTTTAATAATCATTGCTGTTCAATTTATTGTAATTACCAAAGGAGCGACAAGGGTAGCCGAAGTTGCAGCTAGGTTTGCCCTTGATGCGCTTCCTGGTAAGCAGATGGCCATTGATTCTGCCTATAGTTCTGGAAATTTGACAGAAGAAGAGGCCACAAAGCAAAAAAACGATTTACAATCTGAAGTTAATTTTTATGGTGCAATGGATGGAGCTTCTAAGTTTGTATCAGGAAATGTTAAGGTTGGATTTTTAATAACCCTTATAAATATTCTTGGTGGTTTGTTGGTAGGAATAACTTTGCAAGGTCTTAACTTTAGCGAAGCGCTTAATAATTATGTGTCATTGACGGTTGGTGATGGGCTTGTGTCTCAATTACCAGCTCTTTTGATCTCAACGGCTACAGGATTGATTGTTACCAGGTCTATTTCAAAAAATAGTTTTGGTGGGGAGATTTTTGAGCAATTTACAAGTCACTTAGGAATTTATTGGATTGTTTCCGGATTTTTGTTTTTTTTAGCTTTTCTTCCTGGATTTCCAACCTTAATTCTTATTTTTTTAAGTGTATTAATTGCATTTTTAGCTTATTCTCTTTCAGGAATGAGGCGCAAAGAAGAAATTGAAAAAAAAATAAAGTTAGAAGAAGAGCAAGCGTTAGTTTATTCAGATAAAGACGTTGCTCCTGTTGTTCCTCTTGATCCACTAGCTCTTGAGATTGGATATAATCTTGTTCCATTAGTTGATGATACAAAAACTTCTGAACTGCTTGATCGTATTGTTAAGATAAGGCGTGAAGTTGCATTTGAATTTGGAATAGTTGTGCCTAAGATTAGAATAGTTGACAATATGCGGCTTGAGCCGAATGCTTATTCTTTTAAACTTAGAGGAGTTGAAGTTGGTCGAGGTGAGATTAAACTTGGTAAATTTTTAGTGATAAATGTTGGAATTGATTCCGGAATAGATGGAGAACTTGTTAGAGATCCTTCATTTGGGCTTCCTTCTCTTTGGGTAAATGATGATGGGCGAGAATCTGCTGAAAAATTAGGGTATACTGTTGTAGATCCTCCCTCGATTATTGCTACGCATATGACAGAACTTATTAAAAGACATTCTTATGAGATTTTGACTCGTCAAGATGTTCAAAATACTCTTGATGTTTTTAAGAAAGATTATGGAGCTATTGTTGAAGAGGTTCTTAAGAATTTTTCAGTTGGTGAGATTCAAAGAGTTTTGCAGGGTCTTTTAAAAGAGCAAGTTTCGATTCGTAATTTAGTTACAATTTTTGAAACAATTGCAGATTTTACAAGTATTACTAAAGATATATTTTTCTTAATTGAAAAATGTAGACAATCAGTTGGAAGACAAATAACTAGTGGGTATTTAGACTTAAATTCTGAGCTTAATGTAATAACTTTAAACCCTGTTTTTGAGCAAATAATAATCGATTCTCGTATAGAATCCAGTCATGACCTTATTAGCTCAATTGATCCCAATTTGAAAACTAAATTTATTTATGAACTTTTCAAAATTGTGAATGAAGTTCAAGCAGAAGGGTTTTATCCAGTTGTTCTCTCAAGCGAATCTTCAAGGCCCATAATTAAAGCAATAACAAGTAGAGAGATTCCAGAGCTTGTTGTTATGTCTGTTTTAGAGGTTCCCCAAAATATTAAAGTTAATGTTCTTAAAACAGTAGAGGTTGAAGAATAG
- the flhB gene encoding flagellar biosynthesis protein FlhB has protein sequence MIKDDFLIKSWYIPLDFFSADDEGRTELPTDQKKQKAREEGRVLKSIEINTAVSLLLLFALFFFMLSYFALDLVAVFKEQASKLPEVMRMSVYSMGFAYIRSIIGYVVLFFFASLAVNFFVNIIQVGFFITFKSLEPRWDKISFNFSRWAKNSFFSAGAFFNLFKSLLKVVIICLIYYFIIENNIGKISKLSEYTLNSGISIVLMLAYKICFFSVMFLAIVGVFDYLFQRSQYIESLKMTKEEVKQERKEMEGDPLLRSRMKERMRGVLSANLRVVVPQADVVITNPEHFAVAIKWDSKTMLAPRVLAKGQDEIAFTIKKIAKENNIPLMENKLLARALYTNVRVNEEIPREYWEVVSKILVRVYSITKKFN, from the coding sequence ATGATAAAAGATGATTTTTTGATTAAAAGCTGGTATATTCCCCTTGATTTTTTTTCTGCAGATGATGAGGGGAGAACTGAATTACCTACTGACCAGAAAAAACAAAAAGCAAGAGAAGAAGGACGGGTATTAAAGTCTATTGAAATTAATACTGCTGTTAGTCTTTTGTTGTTATTTGCATTGTTTTTTTTTATGCTTTCTTATTTTGCTTTAGATTTAGTAGCTGTTTTTAAAGAACAGGCTAGCAAGCTTCCCGAAGTTATGCGGATGAGTGTTTATTCCATGGGCTTTGCATATATTAGATCCATCATTGGATATGTCGTTTTGTTTTTTTTTGCATCTCTGGCTGTTAATTTTTTTGTTAATATTATTCAAGTAGGTTTTTTTATTACTTTTAAATCTTTGGAGCCAAGGTGGGATAAAATTAGTTTTAATTTTTCCAGGTGGGCAAAAAATTCTTTTTTTTCAGCAGGGGCTTTTTTCAATTTATTTAAAAGTTTGTTAAAAGTTGTTATAATATGCTTGATATATTATTTTATTATAGAAAACAATATAGGCAAAATTTCTAAGCTTTCGGAGTATACGCTTAATTCTGGAATTTCTATTGTGTTAATGCTTGCCTATAAGATATGTTTTTTCTCAGTAATGTTTTTGGCAATTGTTGGGGTGTTTGATTATTTGTTTCAAAGATCTCAGTACATTGAGAGTTTGAAAATGACAAAAGAAGAGGTAAAGCAGGAGAGAAAGGAAATGGAAGGTGATCCTTTACTTCGATCTAGAATGAAAGAGAGAATGAGGGGTGTTTTAAGTGCTAATTTAAGAGTGGTTGTTCCTCAAGCAGATGTAGTAATTACAAACCCAGAACATTTTGCTGTTGCTATTAAGTGGGATAGTAAAACAATGCTAGCTCCAAGGGTGCTTGCAAAAGGGCAAGATGAAATAGCCTTCACAATTAAAAAAATTGCAAAAGAAAATAATATCCCTTTAATGGAAAATAAGCTGCTTGCAAGAGCGCTTTATACTAATGTTAGGGTTAACGAAGAAATTCCAAGAGAATATTGGGAGGTTGTTTCAAAAATTCTTGTGAGAGTATATTCCATTACTAAAAAGTTTAATTAG
- a CDS encoding FapA family protein, whose protein sequence is MDNRAINFSELSDKMRAYLERERDVDLMEIEADTLEEALNDASLELSVPYKELDYEVLLKGSNGILGYGKKKWKIVAYRNSSNKPKVSLDAKNDSGEEKMISSDGEFFIRKSSKGVFLKVISSKGQGIPIKYQDVLSKLELHSNIENFNKDIVKGIVENASGYYEKIADFESDPSENVTMMVQISENSMSVTIEFTVPGINGAEIFEQDIFNILRKYGVIDVAILKDKVAKFVDYPVYGEPVELAKGLEPVKGKDSYIDFIVDENNRLGEYEVSSIGFRNVIEGEELARIIPFGKGVDGYTVFGKVLKSESGQDINFLLGENTFRDGYKIRAKCNGYMSVSDGIISVHNIYLVRGDVGPATGDIVNNGMVLVQGNVLDGYNIMAKSGIEIKGLVGRCNLKTDGSIIFHSGVNGKGDSNIYAKGNIRAKFLENVTLICGGEVEVLRGIVNSSVSSKKRVLCIGKKSKIVGSNVCAKEEVRAYSIGSDRSCETSIDVGYDPEIKDLLTRFTIHLEKIEKRLEVLTKDIVALKKNIVFITDKSEKSLKIDSYNEFVNESKILRMEIKMIEAKRIDLQNELENTKIEGKVSVENMACSGVKLYINNAFYELSKDYSNVTFVEDDNYIKVMTYIPFKPE, encoded by the coding sequence ATGGATAACAGGGCTATAAATTTTTCTGAACTTTCTGATAAAATGCGCGCTTACTTAGAAAGAGAAAGAGATGTTGATTTGATGGAAATAGAAGCAGATACTCTTGAAGAGGCTTTAAATGACGCTTCTTTAGAACTTTCAGTACCTTATAAAGAATTAGACTATGAAGTTTTATTAAAAGGCAGTAATGGCATATTGGGATATGGAAAGAAAAAATGGAAAATAGTAGCTTACAGGAATTCTTCTAACAAGCCTAAAGTCTCTCTTGATGCAAAAAATGATTCAGGAGAAGAAAAAATGATTTCATCGGATGGTGAATTTTTTATTAGGAAATCTTCCAAAGGTGTATTTTTAAAGGTTATCTCATCTAAGGGGCAGGGAATTCCTATTAAATATCAAGATGTTCTTTCTAAATTAGAATTACATAGCAATATTGAAAATTTCAATAAAGACATTGTAAAGGGCATAGTTGAGAATGCTAGTGGATACTATGAAAAAATTGCTGATTTTGAATCTGATCCTTCTGAAAATGTTACAATGATGGTTCAAATATCAGAAAATTCAATGTCAGTTACTATTGAATTTACGGTGCCCGGAATTAATGGAGCTGAAATTTTTGAACAAGATATTTTCAATATCCTTAGAAAATATGGAGTAATAGATGTTGCAATACTTAAGGACAAGGTGGCAAAATTTGTAGATTATCCTGTTTATGGTGAGCCTGTTGAACTTGCAAAAGGGTTAGAGCCTGTAAAGGGTAAAGATTCTTATATTGATTTTATTGTTGATGAGAATAATAGGCTTGGCGAGTATGAGGTTTCAAGCATAGGGTTTAGGAATGTTATTGAAGGCGAAGAGTTAGCCAGAATTATTCCTTTTGGGAAAGGTGTAGATGGTTATACTGTTTTTGGCAAAGTGTTAAAATCAGAGAGTGGGCAAGATATTAATTTTCTTTTAGGTGAAAATACTTTTAGAGATGGTTATAAAATTCGTGCAAAATGTAATGGATATATGTCTGTTTCAGATGGCATAATATCTGTTCATAATATTTATTTAGTCAGGGGTGATGTTGGGCCTGCTACTGGGGATATAGTAAATAATGGAATGGTTCTTGTCCAAGGCAATGTTTTAGATGGATACAACATTATGGCTAAAAGTGGAATAGAAATTAAAGGATTAGTGGGGCGGTGCAATTTAAAAACGGATGGTTCTATTATTTTTCACAGTGGTGTAAATGGTAAGGGCGATTCTAATATTTATGCAAAGGGTAATATTAGAGCTAAGTTTTTAGAAAATGTTACCTTGATTTGTGGTGGGGAGGTTGAAGTTTTAAGAGGTATTGTGAATTCTTCAGTTTCTTCTAAAAAGAGAGTTCTTTGTATTGGTAAAAAATCAAAAATAGTTGGTTCTAATGTTTGTGCTAAAGAAGAGGTTAGGGCTTATTCTATAGGCTCTGACAGAAGTTGTGAAACTTCCATTGACGTTGGCTATGATCCTGAAATTAAAGATTTACTTACTAGGTTTACTATCCACCTTGAAAAGATTGAAAAGCGATTAGAAGTTTTAACTAAAGATATTGTTGCTTTAAAAAAGAATATTGTGTTTATTACAGATAAGTCAGAAAAATCCTTAAAGATTGATAGTTACAATGAATTTGTTAATGAGAGTAAAATTCTTAGGATGGAAATAAAAATGATAGAGGCTAAGCGAATTGATTTGCAAAATGAGCTTGAAAATACTAAGATAGAGGGTAAAGTTTCTGTTGAAAATATGGCTTGTTCAGGTGTTAAGCTTTATATTAATAATGCTTTTTATGAACTTTCAAAAGATTACAGCAATGTTACTTTTGTAGAGGATGATAATTATATTAAAGTTATGACTTATATTCCTTTTAAGCCTGAGTGA
- the flhF gene encoding flagellar biosynthesis protein FlhF — translation MVQYFTEKGPTYNEVIEIIKKKYGKNARVMTYKTIPHGGILGLFSKDWVEVSGYVRYDIGNQQINVEDEKRKILQSIKREENSSIEDVLKEVKSLKTELAQKKENVNHPTITKIEDILRENDFSENYIKDINEFIKREFSLSDLDDYERVREDVILYIAKTIKCSGAIIDDLKKRVFILVGPTGVGKTTTIAKLAAIYGINGESKSLNIKIITIDNYRIGAKKQIQTYGDIMGIPVRAIESFKDLKDEITDSKDFDLILVDTIGKSPKDFMKLAEMKELLNACGRDAEFHLAVSSTTKTSDIKEIFHQFSPFNYKTVIFTKVDETTCVGNLISLIYEMKKVISYVTDGQIVPHNISVAEPLTFIRRINGYRISDDAEFIKKVKSKSYY, via the coding sequence ATGGTTCAATATTTTACAGAAAAAGGTCCAACTTATAATGAAGTTATAGAAATAATTAAGAAAAAATATGGCAAGAATGCTAGAGTTATGACCTATAAAACCATTCCTCATGGGGGGATTTTAGGTTTGTTTAGCAAAGATTGGGTTGAAGTTTCAGGTTATGTTAGATACGACATTGGCAACCAACAAATTAATGTTGAAGATGAAAAGCGAAAGATACTTCAAAGCATTAAAAGAGAAGAAAATTCTTCAATTGAAGATGTGCTTAAAGAAGTTAAATCTCTTAAAACAGAGCTTGCTCAAAAAAAAGAAAATGTTAATCATCCAACAATTACAAAAATTGAAGATATTTTAAGAGAAAATGATTTTTCTGAAAACTATATTAAAGACATTAATGAGTTTATTAAGAGAGAATTCAGTTTGTCAGATCTTGATGATTATGAGAGAGTTAGAGAGGATGTTATTTTGTATATTGCAAAGACAATTAAATGTTCAGGCGCTATTATTGATGATCTTAAAAAAAGGGTTTTTATTTTAGTTGGTCCAACAGGTGTTGGGAAGACTACCACAATTGCAAAACTTGCAGCAATTTATGGCATTAATGGAGAATCTAAGAGTTTAAATATTAAGATTATTACTATTGATAATTATCGTATTGGAGCTAAAAAACAAATTCAAACTTATGGTGATATTATGGGTATTCCTGTTAGAGCAATTGAGTCTTTTAAAGATTTGAAAGATGAAATTACTGATTCAAAGGATTTCGATCTTATACTTGTTGATACAATTGGTAAAAGTCCTAAAGATTTTATGAAGCTTGCTGAGATGAAGGAGCTTCTTAATGCTTGCGGAAGAGATGCTGAATTTCATTTAGCTGTAAGTTCTACTACGAAAACATCAGATATTAAAGAAATATTTCACCAGTTTTCTCCTTTTAATTATAAAACTGTGATTTTTACCAAGGTGGATGAAACCACTTGTGTTGGGAATTTGATAAGTTTGATTTATGAAATGAAGAAAGTTATTTCTTATGTTACAGATGGGCAAATTGTTCCTCATAATATCAGTGTTGCAGAACCACTTACTTTTATTAGAAGAATAAATGGCTACAGAATAAGCGATGATGCAGAGTTTATTAAGAAGGTAAAAAGTAAATCTTATTATTAA
- the fliN gene encoding flagellar motor switch protein FliN — MSVDEKSDNGEKPEIKGVKLPDLIDTLPEGVDPSNFGLLMDVSMQLTVELGRTERKIKDILGMSEGTIITLDKLAGEPVDILVNGKIVARGEVVVIDENFGVRITEIIKTKNE; from the coding sequence ATGAGCGTAGATGAAAAGAGTGATAATGGAGAAAAACCGGAAATAAAAGGGGTTAAGCTTCCCGATTTAATTGATACTTTACCAGAAGGAGTTGATCCTAGTAATTTTGGACTTTTAATGGATGTTTCTATGCAGCTTACTGTAGAGCTTGGAAGAACAGAGCGTAAAATAAAAGATATACTTGGCATGTCTGAGGGCACAATTATTACCCTTGATAAACTTGCTGGTGAGCCTGTAGATATTTTAGTGAACGGTAAAATAGTTGCCAGGGGAGAAGTAGTTGTAATTGATGAAAATTTTGGAGTTAGAATTACTGAGATAATTAAAACTAAAAATGAATAA
- the fliQ gene encoding flagellar biosynthesis protein FliQ: MTAGHILYLIRISIENIIILSAPMLIIALIVGLLISIFQAITSIQDQTLSFIPKIIVILLTIVIFGPWILNKLMQFTYMIFNQLQNV, from the coding sequence ATGACTGCAGGGCACATTCTTTATTTAATCAGAATTTCTATTGAAAACATTATTATTTTATCAGCTCCAATGCTGATTATAGCCCTTATAGTTGGTCTTTTGATTTCAATTTTTCAAGCTATTACTTCAATTCAAGATCAAACTTTAAGTTTTATTCCAAAGATTATTGTTATACTTTTAACTATTGTGATTTTTGGTCCTTGGATTTTGAATAAGCTTATGCAGTTTACTTATATGATTTTTAATCAATTGCAAAATGTTTAA
- the fliP gene encoding flagellar type III secretion system pore protein FliP (The bacterial flagellar biogenesis protein FliP forms a type III secretion system (T3SS)-type pore required for flagellar assembly.) gives MRKCFIFFLFFSVTSLSFAQTKSLQATNGLNFPFLNFDNIGGSEIAFSLQLLILLTIITLSPAFLVLMTSFLRISIVLDFIRRALSLQQSPPTQIVMGLALFLTIFTMWPTFNVIYKQAYLPLKESKINFDEFYNKGIAPLRIFMYKQMSDGRHEEIRLFMSISNYDRPKNFSEVPTHVLIAAFILHELKVAFKMGILIFLPFIVLDIIVASVLMAMGMIMLPPVMISLPFKLILFVMVDGWTLITSGLIKSFM, from the coding sequence TTGAGAAAGTGTTTTATTTTTTTTTTATTTTTTAGTGTAACAAGTTTATCTTTTGCTCAAACAAAATCTTTGCAAGCTACTAATGGGCTTAATTTCCCGTTTCTAAATTTTGACAATATTGGTGGTTCAGAGATAGCTTTTTCTTTGCAGCTTTTGATTCTATTAACCATTATTACTCTTTCTCCGGCATTTTTAGTTTTAATGACTTCGTTTTTACGAATATCCATAGTTTTGGATTTTATTAGGCGTGCTTTATCTCTTCAGCAATCTCCTCCTACTCAGATAGTAATGGGATTGGCTTTGTTTTTAACTATTTTTACTATGTGGCCAACTTTTAATGTTATATATAAGCAAGCTTATTTGCCTCTTAAAGAGTCAAAAATAAATTTTGATGAATTTTATAACAAAGGGATTGCTCCTCTTAGAATTTTTATGTATAAGCAGATGTCTGATGGGCGTCATGAAGAGATTAGATTATTTATGAGCATTAGCAATTATGATCGACCAAAAAATTTTAGTGAAGTTCCAACTCATGTTTTAATTGCAGCTTTTATTTTGCATGAGCTTAAAGTGGCTTTCAAGATGGGAATTTTAATATTTTTGCCTTTTATAGTTTTAGACATTATTGTTGCTTCTGTTTTAATGGCTATGGGTATGATAATGCTACCCCCTGTAATGATATCTTTGCCTTTTAAGCTGATTCTTTTTGTAATGGTAGATGGCTGGACTTTAATTACTAGTGGTCTTATTAAAAGTTTTATGTAG
- a CDS encoding MinD/ParA family protein, whose protein sequence is MEDQAQSLRDMMRLNGKFNFSVDEKVQNSKTRFIAVSSGKGGVGKSNIAIGLALKYSELGKKVLILDADIGMANVNILLGVIPKYSIYHMIAQSRDIREVITKTEYNIDLLAGASGTMELLDLSDVDVNKFIKELLKIYEYDIVVIDTSAGISRQVISFLLSSDDVVIVTTPEPTSITDAYGIIKVLSYKMENLKNLRLIVNRVANVSEAKGVAKKVIDISGQFLNLNIDYLGYIYEDQNIRSSVFKQKPFVLVNPNSKASYCLDSIVATLEEVSLDSRKRRGVIGFILRFFGVE, encoded by the coding sequence ATGGAAGATCAAGCTCAAAGTTTAAGAGATATGATGAGATTAAATGGTAAATTTAATTTTTCAGTTGATGAGAAAGTTCAAAATAGTAAAACAAGATTTATTGCTGTTAGTAGTGGCAAAGGCGGTGTTGGCAAAAGTAATATTGCAATTGGACTTGCTCTTAAATATTCTGAGCTTGGCAAAAAGGTATTAATACTTGATGCTGACATTGGAATGGCTAATGTTAATATTTTACTTGGAGTTATTCCTAAATACAGTATATATCATATGATTGCTCAAAGTCGTGATATTAGGGAAGTAATAACAAAGACAGAGTACAATATTGATCTTTTAGCCGGTGCTTCTGGTACAATGGAGCTTTTAGATCTCTCTGATGTTGATGTTAATAAATTTATAAAAGAATTATTAAAAATATACGAATATGATATAGTTGTAATAGATACTAGTGCTGGGATTTCAAGGCAAGTTATTTCGTTTTTGCTTTCTAGCGACGATGTTGTTATTGTTACTACTCCAGAGCCTACTTCTATTACCGATGCTTATGGAATAATAAAGGTTTTGTCTTATAAAATGGAGAATTTAAAAAATTTAAGGCTTATTGTTAATAGAGTAGCTAATGTTAGTGAAGCTAAGGGGGTTGCCAAAAAGGTTATAGATATTTCAGGGCAATTTTTAAATTTAAACATTGATTATTTGGGTTATATTTATGAGGATCAAAATATTAGAAGTTCTGTTTTTAAGCAAAAGCCTTTTGTTTTGGTAAATCCAAATAGCAAAGCTAGTTATTGTCTTGATTCTATTGTTGCTACCCTTGAGGAAGTTTCTCTAGACAGCAGAAAAAGAAGAGGTGTTATAGGCTTTATATTAAGATTTTTTGGTGTGGAATAA
- a CDS encoding flagella biosynthesis regulatory protein FliZ — protein sequence MNNKFLFLVFLAFSIFFTYANSQEQVGSASVDLENESRLPIFEENKANFANKDSIQPVSLFNILDLVKIVLFLLVAFFIFFLFKKLIFHSKKSKYEQNSNLVKELVFYEIDVKNSIRIIRILDNVYIFLVSNNSSVLLKEVKSEEELENFNRKFSEINDSTKKDSFKSIFNKMLLKKEKIAFSGNDYVKLEKKIETSLKDKQDRLKKF from the coding sequence ATGAATAATAAATTTTTATTTTTAGTTTTTTTAGCGTTTTCTATTTTTTTTACATATGCTAATTCACAAGAACAGGTAGGTTCAGCATCTGTTGATTTAGAAAATGAATCTAGATTGCCGATCTTTGAAGAAAATAAGGCAAATTTTGCTAACAAGGATAGTATTCAGCCAGTTTCTCTTTTTAATATTTTAGATTTGGTTAAGATAGTTTTATTTTTACTTGTTGCTTTTTTTATCTTTTTTTTATTTAAGAAGTTGATCTTTCATTCAAAAAAAAGTAAATATGAACAAAATTCTAATTTAGTTAAGGAGCTTGTTTTTTACGAGATAGATGTTAAAAACTCAATAAGGATTATAAGGATATTAGACAATGTTTACATATTTTTAGTTTCTAATAATTCTTCTGTTTTGCTTAAAGAGGTTAAATCTGAAGAAGAGTTAGAAAATTTTAATCGTAAGTTTAGTGAAATTAATGATTCTACTAAGAAAGATTCTTTTAAATCAATCTTTAATAAAATGTTACTCAAAAAAGAAAAAATTGCTTTTTCTGGTAATGATTATGTTAAACTTGAAAAGAAAATTGAGACTTCACTTAAGGATAAACAAGATAGGTTAAAAAAATTTTAG